CGATTACCGTGAGCTAAATGACTGCGTGACTGCCTTCACTGCCGACAGCGACGTATGCTCTGACCAACTAAGGAAGTGGCGCCGGCATGGAGAGAACGTGTCCGTCCTCGACCTACGCAAGGCGTATCTACAGGTGCGTGTAGATCGGCAGTTGTGGCCTTTCCAGACCGTGATGGTGAGAGGTCGGCGGTACTGCTTAACGCGCCTTGGTTTTGGCCTCAACATCGCTCCACAAGTTATGAAAGCAGTTGTCAAGACCATCCTGGCTCAAGACTCTAAGATCGAACAAGCAGTTTTGCCGTACGTAGACGACCTGCTCGTGAATGAAGACCTGGTCAGTGCAGAGCAGGTTGCTGCACACTTCGCGAGTTACGGGCTGGAGTGTAAACAGCCAGTCCGTGTGGCGGACGGGGCACGCTTGCTGGGTCTACGCGTACGTCCGGTGAACGGGGAACTGCAATGGACGCGAGACAACGCAGTTGCCGTGCCACCGAAACAAGTGACCCGCCGTGCAGTGTTTGCGTGGTGCGGGCGACTGATCGCTCATTTGCCGGTGGGCGGCTGGCTGCGACCGGCAGTGGCATGGATAAAACGGCAGGTGAACGCTAGTACCCGGGGCTGGGACGACGTGACGGGGATGACGCGCTGTGCGAGCAGATGGATTACGTGTCAAGCAGGCTGTCCAAAGAAGATCCGTGCTGTGGGCAATGGTGCGTGCATGGAGACCAGGCAGTGGTGTGGACCGACGCCAGCTCTATCGCTGCCGGTGTTGTTGTGGAAACACCGCAAGGAGCTGCCATCGAGGACGCATGCTGGATTAGAAGAGATGAGAGCTCCCACATTAACATGGCTGAGCTGGACGCAGCAGTTCGTGGCGTCAATCTGGCCATCGCGTGGGGCATGCGAACCATCGATCTGCGAACAGACTCTGCGACTGTCTACCGCTGGATTGACGATGCGCTGAGTGGCCGGGCACGTCTTCGCACCAAGGCTCATGGGGAGATGCTGATTCGCCGTCGGGTAGATGTCATCCGGCAGCTGGTGACGGAACTTGAGCTGGTCATGTCTGTGACGCTCGTACGCTCCTCAGAGAACCGCGCCGACGCCCTCACGCGAGTCCCAGGGGAGTGGGTGCGAGGTGACAAAGAGTGTAGCAgcggtagcagcagcatcagcagctagCAGTCGGGATAGCAGCGTGGCGAGTGTCGCTGACGTTCACATACGTGCTGGCCATCCCGGCGTGCGACGCACACTCTTCTTTGCACGACGTGACATCTCACGAGCAGTGACGCGTGCTGAAGCACGTGCTACTGTGCGGCAGTGTGAGGTGTGCCGCAAGATCGACCCAGCGCCGGCGAAGTGGCAGCACGGGTCATTAAGTGTGACTGAGACGTGGTGGCGTCTGGCGACAGATGTTACCCACTACCTCGGTAGCGCCTACCTGTCCCTTGTCGACTGCGGGCCGTCTCGGTTCGCTGTGTGGCGGCACTTACGTCGTCCAGATGCGGACACCGTCGTCAGTCACCTGGAACAAGTCTTCTGCGAGCGAGGAGCGCCGGCGGAACTGCTCTGTGACAACGACACTGTCTTCCGAGGCCGGCGATTCGCAGCTTTCGCGGCGCGCTGGGGCGTGTCGCTGCGCTTCAGAGGGGCATACGCACCGTCTGGTAACGGTATCGTGGAAAGGAACCATCGCACGGTGAAGGTGATAGCAGCGAGGAAGGGCTGCTCCGTTGCTGAGGCAGTCCACCTGTACAACGTGACGCCCCGGGACGGGGAAACTGTGGCATCAGCTCCCGTGAGTGGTATTTACCGGTACCGAGTACGAGACTGCGTGCGGCACGATCAGGTACAGCGTGCCGTTCACACCTCCCCTGATGTTGCAAGGAAGAACTACACGGTTGACGATGCAGTGTGGGTTCGGAGGCGGGGCGAGCGCTGCACCTCAGCATCGCAGCCCGGCGTCGTCACCAGGGTGAACTCGCCGCAGGTGGTAGAGGTTGATGGAGTCCCACGACACGTCAGGGACTTGAGACACCGCAGCAGCCTCTCAGTGAACGAAGCTGGCACTCCAGATGAACCGGGAGTAGAAGATGAACCCCCGCTTTATGTTGACGCGCAAAGCCAGCTGCTGCAGCCGCAGGTGGCTGAACCCCCACCTGAGGCACCACGAGAAGCCGTGCTTCGAAGGAGTACCCGTGAGCGGCACCCTCCGCAGCGATATTGTTGTGATCCTGGAGATCAGGGGggtatgtaatgtatatgtatctgTGTTGTAATGTACTATGATGTGTGTAGGTGATGGGTTAAATACTTGGATGGCGTTGGCTCTTACCCTTGTACCTAGTTACCTAGTTAATTGCTTGTtatgggaggggaagtgaggacgACTGTGACGCGAGGCGTCGGGTGAGTGGGAGAGCAGAAGGCGAGCTGTGTAGTCGCCCCACACCTCTGTACACCAAGGGAATAAAGATCACCGGATTGCTGACTGCTTTTTGCTGAACACCACAGTAAGTCAAGACAATTACTTCgtgtaggaacatttgtagcatgtacaacaatgatttagcgaccttttagcgacttttcaaggtggatctggtgacgtacaatatttccatttggcaactcaccaccaccaccaccaccgctagtgaccagacgtccatttcctcaccagacacgagacctgtgaacacggtgaccgccccacttgccccacctagtccaccagctccacctgctcagtgaaagggtgagtctattaatagagtggagggaacaaacatgatgggacagtgatgggacggtaatggggcggatagtttaatagaaagctgtataataatgcactgaaggggtgacgtgacgtgtgggagtgagtggatagtgaagggtagtgaattaatggtgccacagagtcattagtgatgggacggtgatgggacagtgacggggtggacaggctgtactaggaaggtgtgtcgtgcattgcaggagtcacatgtggacaATTAGCTGGTGGAGGTagttaaggtagttaattaggcgtatggtagttataatgcgtggagagggtggttgtgtactgtaggtgttatgtgtgtgtgtgtgtgtgtcgtcatttctcctctctctctctctctctctctctctctctctctctctctctctctctctctctctctcctgccagacGTCAgtccggaacacgtggatctgtgtcttgaatcacttcattatatagtgagggcggctgcggaggcgtatgggctgactggggaaacctgggcgtgagcatgcatgggcgggacagatgtgggcggcagtgggtgtggagctgttgacgccgcccatagctttgtgtgtgtgtgtgtgtgtgtgtgtgtgtgtgtgtgtctctctctctctctctctctctctctctctctctctctctctctctctctctctcgtgtcgtctggTCTAGTgtggtctccttgctgtgtctcgtcttgttgaccagcgtctgaggtgatatgatgccacaatatagtggcatggaaatactagcagtattgtgtaaactgacacactgccgttcatgatggcgaaggtgggcaggtgtgggtgttggcggtgctggtggagatatctacatgcttgtgtgtagatagatagatacataagctggtaatttgataggttcattcatacgtaaatggacaacagttcgatggtgtatacactgctataacaataaacttatcaatcaatcaagtaaacatcaatgagatttaaaaggcgagtgatgagagtgtggggaacagcgggggagggggaggtggagaggagacgagcgaggctccagagacaagtttggtgtgcgtcactgacagggataaactctccgtgtcaaggccccatcacaccagaggcggtccttactacgcgcagcaggttctcaacacgttcataacatttttga
This region of Portunus trituberculatus isolate SZX2019 chromosome 12, ASM1759143v1, whole genome shotgun sequence genomic DNA includes:
- the LOC123502800 gene encoding uncharacterized protein LOC123502800, which codes for MAVRQNNGGKVRPVLDYRELNDCVTAFTADSDVCSDQLRKWRRHGENVSVLDLRKAYLQVRVDRQLWPFQTVMVRGRRYCLTRLGFGLNIAPQVMKAVVKTILAQDSKIEQAVLPYVDDLLVNEDLVSAEQVAAHFASYGLECKQPVRVADGARLLGLRVRPVNGELQWTRDNAVAVPPKQVTRRAVFAWCGRLIAHLPVGGWLRPAVAWIKRQVNASTRGWDDVTGMTRCASRWITCQAGCPKKIRAVGNGAAIEDACWIRRDESSHINMAELDAAVRGVNLAIAWGMRTIDLRTDSATVYRWIDDALSGRARLRTKAHGEMLIRRRVDVIRQLVTELELVMSVTLVRSSENRADALTRVPGEWVRVTRAEARATVRQCEVCRKIDPAPAKWQHGSLSVTETWWRLATDVTHYLGSAYLSLVDCGPSRFAVWRHLRRPDADTVVSHLEQVFCERGAPAELLCDNDTVFRGRRFAAFAARWGVSLRFRGAYAPSGNGIVERNHRTVKVIAARKGCSVAEAVHLYNVTPRDGETVASAPVSGIYRYRVRDCVRHDQVQRAVHTSPDVARKNYTVDDAVWVRRRGERCTSASQPGVVTRVNSPQVVEVDGVPRHVRDLRHRSSLSVNEAGTPDEPGVEDEPPLYVDAQSQLLQPQVAEPPPEAPREAVLRRSTRERHPPQRYCCDPGDQGGM